CCGACCGCGAGCAGGGCGCCGTAGATCAGCTGGACCCGTCCGGTCGCGCCGAGCACCGGGATGAGCGCACCGCCGACCGCACCCTCGAGGACCCGCGTGACCGGCACGCGCGCGAAGGGGATGGCGGCCAGCGCCACGACCGCGCCGATGCGCCCGAACGCCGCGAGCGGGGGGACGACGAGGAACGGCACTGCGAGGAGCACGACGTAGAGCGCCCGCGTCCGTGGCGCACCGAGCCGCACCGCCAACGTCCGCTTGCCCGCCTCGGTGTCGCCCGGGATGTCGCGCAGGTTGTTGACCACGAGAAGCGCGGTGGCGAGCAGGCCGACCGGGACCGACGCCGCAGCGGACAGACCCGTGACGTCGCCGGTGTGGACGTAGGTGGACCCGACGGTCGCCACCACACCGAAGAAGACGAACACGAACAGCTCGCCCAACCCTGCGTACCCGTAGGGACGCGGGCCACCGGTGTAGAACCACGCCGAGGCGATGGCGGCGACCCCGACGAGCAGCAGCTCCCAGCCGACCGCCGCCGCGAGCGACAGACCCGCGGCCGCCGCCACGCCGAACGCGAGGAACGCCGCACGCTTCACCGCCGCGGGCGCCTTGATCCCCGACCCCACCAGACGGATCGGCCCGACACGGGCGCCGGCCGCGTCCGTGCCCCTCACGCCGTCGCTGTAGTCGTTGGCGTAGTTGACCCCGACCTGCAGCGCGAGCGACACGACGAGCGCGGCGACCGCGCGCCAGGCGACGATCGGCGCGACGCCGACTGCGGCCGCGGTGCCGACCGCCACGGGGACGACGGCCGCGGGGAGCGTGCGCGGGCGTGCACCCGCGAGCCAGTCCTTCACGAGGCGAGAGCCTACGCTCGGCCCGTGCACCACCTCGTCGCCCTCATCGGACCCGCGGGAACCGCGTGGGTCGACGAGCTGCGACGGGCCTGGGACATGGGCAACGCAGTGCTGCCCGTCGATCCCCGCCTGCCCCATGTGGCCCAGCAGCGGCTCCTCGACGCCATGGCCCCCTCCTACGCCGTCGTCGTCGACGGCCGCGGCCACGTCGAGTGGGACGAGCTGCACGGCGGTCGGCCGGTCGAACCGGGCGATGCCCTCGTGATGGCGACGAGCGGCACCACCGGGGAGCCGAAGGGCGTGGTGCTCACCCACGACGCCGTGGCGGCCTCGGCCCGGGCCACGTCGACGCGACTGGGCGTCGACCCGACCCACCACCGCTGGCTGGCCTGCCTCCCGCTGGCGCACGTGGGCGGTCTCTCCGTCGTCACCCGGGCCATCGCCACCGGCACGCCGTTCGAGGTGCACGACGGGTTCCACCCGTCGCTGGTGGCCGACGCGGCGCGCCGTGGTGCCACCCACGTGTCGCTGGTGGCGACGGCGCTCCAGCGCATCGATCCGTCGGCCTTCCGCTGCATCGTCCTCGGCGGCGCGGCGCCGCCGGCCGACCTGCCGGCGAACGTCGTCACCACCTACGGCATGACCGAGACCGGCAGCGGCGTGGTCTACGACGGCGTGCCCCTCGACGGGGTCGAGGTGCGGGCGGTCGGCGGCGAGCTGCAGATCCGCGGTCCGATGCTCCTGCGGGCCTACCGGGACGGGACGGACCCGAAGAGCCACGACGGCTGGCTGCCCACCGGCGACCTCGGCGAGGTCGATCCCACCTCGGGGCTGGTGCGGGTGTTCGGCCGCTCGGGGGACCTCATCATCACCGGCGGCGAGAACGTGTGGCCCGCCGCGGTCGAGCGGGTCCTGCACGCGCACGCCAAGGTCGCCGAGGTCGCCGTCGTGGGTCGACCCGATCCGGAGTGGGGCCATCGCGTGGTCGCCGTCGTCGTCCCTGCCGACCCGCACGACCCGCCGACGCTGGCCGAGCTGCGCGACCACGCCAAGGGCCAGCTGCCGGCGTTCGCCGCACCCCGAGAGGTCGACCTGGTCGATGCGCTCCCCCGGACGCCGCTCGGCAAGGTCGTCCGCCGCGACCTCTGACCGCGGCTCAGCCTCCGAACGGCAGGACGTCCAGCGGCACGAACGCCACCAACCACCCCATGTCGCCGCTGCGCAGCCTGCCCCGATCGAGGCCGACGACCGACGGCTCGCCGCCCGACCCGATCTCCGCGACCCTGAGCGCCGTGAGCTGGTCGATCCAGAACAGCGCCCGACCGTCCGCCGACCACTGCGTCGACTCCCGTCCCGGTCCGAGGAGCGGCAGGTCGACCCAACCGTCCGCACCGCCGACCCAGGTGAGCTCCTCCGGCACGGACGGGTCCCAGCCCGCCACCCAGGCCGACCTGCCGTCGGGCGATGCGCTGCCGCTCCAGAGCTCCGCCGCGACGGGCAACGGGTCGAGGACGGTCTCGTCGACCAGCTCGCCGTTCCGGATCCGCCCGAGGCTCACACGGCACTCGAACGTGTCGTCGCAGCTGTGACGGAGCACCACGTCCCCCGCCACGTCGAGCAACCGGCCGCTGGCGATGCGGCGAGGGCCGTCGCGCCCGGCGAGGAAGATCCCGTCGAAGGTGGAGAACACAGCACCTTCCGAGACCATGCCGATCGCCCCGCCGCTTCCCCAGGTGGCGGCGGCGGCCTCCAGGACCTCGAGCGTCCCGTCCGGCCGGACGGCGCCGAGGTCGGGCACCGGGCCCTCGCCCGCGAGGAGCACCGTTCCCGATGGGTCGATCCAGTCCACCCGGCGGTCGCCGAGCTCGACCTCCCGCCAGCCGTCGTCCGCCCACCACCAGATGCGCTGGGCGCCCGACGCGACCAGCACGTCGCCTGTCCACTGCAGGTGGCGGACCTCCACCTCCGGGTCCGGCGCACCGAGGACGACCTCCGTGCCCGTGCTCGGATCGACCGCGACGATCCCCTCCGGGGTGACGGCGACGACAGCGGTCCCGTGCCCGTCGACCGTCAGGCCGTCGGCGAGCAGCGGCGGCACCTCACCCGGCACGGTGGTCGTCGTGGCCCGTGGACGGGTGGTGGTCGTCCGCTGTCGCGTGGTCGAGGTCGTCGACGACGAGGTGGGTGCGGCATCGTCCTCGGCCCCGTCGTCGCCGCCGGCGAAGAGCGACAGCCCCACCACCACGGCCAACACCCCGAGCACCACGCCGGCGACGGTGCGCGCCGAGCGGCTGCTGCCCTCCGACGGCTCCCCCGACGACGCATCGCCAGGGCCCTCGCCGACGAGCGGGATGACGGGGACGCTGCCGACCGACGCGCCGCAGCGCGGGCAGAACGACGCGCCGGCGGGGAGCTCCGCCCCGCACGATGCGCACCTGCCCGCCCCGGCCATCGCCCTACGCCAGCATCACGAGGAGGGCGCTGGCGAAGCTGCCGACCACCAGGCCGACGACGGCGAGCACCGCCACCCACCACACCACCGGGCTGCGCTCGCGCAGGGTCGGCAGGTCGTCGGGCTCGGAGGTGCCCTTGGGGGTGACGCGCTTGCTCATCGCCCCGATGATGTCAGCCCCGACCGGCGACCATGGCACCACCGTCGACCACGAGGGTGTGACCGGTGATCCACGAGGCCATGTCGGAGGCGAGGAAGAGAGCGGCGTGGGCGATGTCCTCCGGCTCGCCGATCCGCCCGAGCGGGGTGCCCTGCCCGAGCTGGGCCTCGTTGGGCTCCCAGAGCGCACGCGCCATGTCGGTCTTCACCAGGCCGGGGGCGATGGCGTTGACGCGGGTGGGTGCCAGCTCGACGGCGAGCACCTTCGTCAGGTGGATGAGGGCGGCCTTGGTGTTGTTGTAGATGCCGATCGACGAGCCGACGCTCAGCCCGCCGATCGAGGCGATGTTGATGATCGTCGACCCCGGCCGGTCCTTCAGCGAGCGGTGCCATGCGTGGTGCGACCACAGCAGCGGGCCCCGCAGGTTGACCTCGAAGGTCTTCTGCCAGCGGGGCACGTCGATGTCGATCGAGCGCCCCATGTAGGGGTTGGTGGCCGCGTTGTTGACCAGGACGTCGATGCCGCCGAAGCGCTCGATCGTGGCGTCGACGGCGGCCTCGGCGGCGTCCGGGTCGCCGGCGTTGGCCTCGAACACGTCGACGTCGCCGTCGACGGTCGCCGCGGCGTCGTCGAGCGCGTCTCGCTTCCGCGACGAGAGCATCACCTTCGCCCCGTGCGCCGCGTAGGCCTGCGCGATGGCGAGACCGATCCCCTTCGACGCGCCGGTGACCAGCGCGACCTTCCCCCCGAGCGAGATGTCCATCGGTCGGACAGTACCGCCCCCTCGGTACGGTGACCGGATGAGCGGCCGGAACCGACTCGCCGACGAGACCAGCCCGTACCTGCGCCAGCACGCCGACAACCCGGTGCACTGGTTCCCCTGGGGCGAGGAGGCGTTCGCCGAGGCCCGGGAGCGAGATGTGCCGATCCTGCTGTCGGTCGGCTACTCGGCCTGCCACTGGTGCCACGTGATGGCTCACGAGTCGTTCGAGGACGACGCGACCGCGGCCGTGATGAACGACGGGTTCGTCAACGTCAAGGTCGACCGGGAGGAGCGGCCCGACGTCGACGCGATCTACATGGAGGCCGTGCAGGCGATGACCGGCACCGGCGGCTGGCCGATGACGGTCTTCGTCGATCACGACGGCCGGCCGTTCTACGGCGGCACCTACTTCCCGCCCGTGCGCCGGCAGGGCATGCCGAGCTTCACCGATCTGCTCGAGGCGGTCAGCACCGCGTGGCGGGACCGTCGAGCCGACCTGGCCGAGCAGGCGGAGGGGCTCACCGACGCCATCCGCCGGACCGGGGCGCGCCTCGCCGCCACCGAGGCGCTGCCAGGACGTGGTGCGCTGCACGACGTGGTCCCACGCCTCGTGGAGGCGTTCGATGCCGAGTGGGGCGGGTTCGGCTCGGCGCCGAAGTTCCCCCCGTCGATGACGCTCGAGCTGCTGCTGCGCATCCACCTCGACACCGGCGACCAGCAGGCCCTGTCGATGGTCGAGCGCACGCTCGACGCCATGGCCGCCGGCGGGATGTACGACCACCTCGGGGGCGGTTTCGCCCGCTACTCCACCGACCGCCGCTGGCTCGTCCCCCACTTCGAGAAGATGCTCTACGACCAGGCGCTGCTGGCAGGGGCCTACCTGCACGGCTGGCAGGTGGGCGGGGACGACGGCCACCGCCTCGTCGTCGAGGAGACGATCGACTACGTGCTCACCGTCCTGCGCCACCCCGAGGGGGGCTTCTTCTCGGCCGAGGACGCGGACTCCGAGGGCGTCGAGGGCCGGTTCTACGTCTGGTCCGCCGCCGAGGTCGACGAGGTCTGCGGCGACGACGCGGCAGCGGCGCGCGCCTGGTGGGGCGTCACCGACGCCGGCAACTGGGAGGGCACCAACGTCCTCCACCGACCGACGTTCGGGGCCCTGCTGCGCCCGCCGGAGGTCGAGCGAGCCCGCCGCGCGCTGTGGGAGCGGCGCGAGTCACGCGTGCGGCCGGGCCTCGACGACAAGGTCCTCACCGAGTGGAACGCCCTCATGCTCTCGACGCTCGCCGAGGCCGCCGCCGTCCTCCAGCGCGACGACTGGCGCGACGCGGCGGTCGCCAACGGCGAGTTCCTCCTCACCCACCTCCGCCGGGACGACGGCCGGTGGATGCGCTCGTGGCAGGCGGGTGACGCCACGCGGCCGGCCGCCGCCCGGCACCTCGCCTACGCCGCCGACCACGCCGCACTGGTCGACGCCTTCGTCCGCCTGGCCGAGCTCACCGGCGAACGGCGCTGGCTCGTCGCCGCCACCGAGGCCGCCGACGCCCTGCTCGACCTGTTCTGCGACGACGAGCACGGAGGCGTGTTCACGACGGGCACCGACGCCGAGGCGCTGGTGATCCGGCCGAAGGATCTCATGGACGGCGCGACGCCGTCGGCCCAGAGCCTCGCGGCGATGGCGCTCCTGCGGCTCGGGGCGCTCACGGGCGAGCGCCGCCACCTCGACGCCGCGGACGCCATCCTCCGGTTGCTCTCCCGGGTGGCGCTCGACCACCCGTCGTCGTTCGGGCACCTGCTCTGCGCGCTCCACCTCGCCACCGCCGGCACCATCGAGGTGGTCGTCACCGGCCATCGACCCGATCTGGTCGGCGTCGTGAGGGAGCGCTTCCGTCCCCGCGCCGTGCTGGCGTGGGGCGAACGGGACGATGCATCGCCGCTGTGGACCGGCCGCGAGGACGGCCTGGCCTACGTGTGCCGGAACTTCGCCTGCCGCCGGCCGGTCGACGACCCCATCGAGCTCGTGGCCGAGCTGGACACCGCGGGCGCCACCTAGGTCACCAGCCCCCGCGGTGCACGACCTGGTCGGCGGGACGGCGAGGCCGCGCCGCCGATCGGCCCGGCTCGTCGGGGGCGGGGTGGCCGATGGCGACCGCCCCGATCGGACGGATGCCCTCGGGCACCCCGAGCGAGCGGAGCAGCCGCTCCTCCTCGCGGAAGATCCCGAAGAACAGGGCACCCAGACCGGCGTCGACCACCGCGTGGAGCAGGGTCATGGTGGCGAACGCGGTGTCGACCACCCAGTACGGGACGGGCCAGGCGTCCTCAGACGCGCCGAGGCCGGTGCGGGCCTTGTCGTCCTCGGCGTAGCGGGCCACGTAGGCGCCGGCGTCGGCCATCGGCAGCACGATGACCGGAGCGCGGAGCAGGCCCGGCCAGCGGAAGCCGTCACGCCGCTCCGGCGGGAGGGTGACGTCCCAGAAGCGGGACGTCTGCTCCGGACCCTCGAGCACGAGGAAGTGCCACCCCTGGCTGTTGCCGGCCGACGGGGCGCGCCGCGCGAGGTCGAGCAGGGCGTCGACGACCTCCGGTGCGACCGGCTCGTCGGTGAAGTTGCGCACCATCCGCCGGCGACGGACGGCGTCGCCGAGCTCCACGGTGCGGCTCAGGCCAGCTTGGCCAGGTCCTCGGCCATCGCCCAACCGAAGGCGATGAGCGAGTCGCCACGCTCGGTGTCGAGTGGCTCGAACAGGGCGGCCACGTCCGGATCGATCTTCTCCGGCTTCAGGCTGGCGTGGTCGAGGACGCACGCCACCGCGCCGTCGCCCTTGGCGATGAAGGTGTGGTCGTCGTAGTTGCCGTTCTCGATGCCGAAGCGCTTGGCCAGCCGCCGCCCCCACGCCCGCTCCTCGCCCGAGGCCTTGTGGCCGGGGCGGGGCACGATGTCGTCGAGCTGCTTGTAGGCCTCGAAGGCCGACGCGTCGGCGAAGCGGGCGCCGACGAGGACGTCCTCGTCGGGGAAGGCGAGCACCGCCCGACGCAGCTGGTCGGTGACGATGCCCTTCAGGATGGTGTCGCGCTTGCTCGTGCGCTTGATCGACGCCACACCGACGAGCACGCACGGCGTCCCCCCGATGCGCTCGAGCGTGCTGAACGAGAAGCCCTTGAGCTTGCCGTTGTCCCGGGCGAGGGTGATGAGCACCCATGCCTCGGCCTGCTTGGAGAGGATGCCGACGCCGAGGTCCGACGACGACTCGGCGCAGATGTCGGCCATCTCCGCGAAGTCGGCATCGCTCAGGGCGGTGCAGTCCTTGGTCTCGATCTCGATCGCCATAGCCCTGCAGTGACCCCCAAGAACAGTAGACGGCGGCCCGTACAGTCCAGTGTGTCCGGGCGCAGGATGCAACTCGGTCTCAGCGCGGCGTCGGCCCGAGCCACACCTCGCAGGTGCCCACGGGCCGGAAGCCGCAACGGCGGTAGACCCCTTCGCCGTCTGCGGTGGCCTGGAGCCACACCCCGTGGGCGCCACGCCGCACCGCGCTCTCGAGCGCGCCGAGGGTGAGCGCCGTGCCAGCGCCCTGACGGCGGTGCCGCCGCATGACGCCGGCGCCGACGATGCCGGCGATCGGTCCGTCCACGTGCACCGTCACCGAGCCGACGACCCGGGATCGGTGCCCGAGCGCCACGAGCACCTCGACGCCGGGATCGTCGAAGGCGTCGGGCGGCACCATCTGCTCGGCGAGCCGCCGGCTGACGCCGAACGCCTCGCACTGGGCGACGACCACGGCGCGCCGATCGGCCGGCGCCGCCCTGCGCACCTCGGTCGACGGCGCCTCGGTGGTGACGGGGTCGCCCTCCCGCAGGACCATCGCCGGCCGTCGCACCGCCACCCGGTACCCGCGGCCCCGCAGGGCGTCCTCGAGCTCCGGGTGCGCACCGGCGACCACGTCCACGGCGGGCTGCCAGCGGCGGCGGCCGAACAGCACCTCGGCCGCCGCGAGGGCCGCGTCGGGATCGTCGAGAGCGCCCTCGATCACGGCCACCTGCTGGGTCTGATCGGGCACGCCGCTGAGCGCCACGAAGAGGCCGCCGACGCGGTGGGCGTCCCCACCGGTCCACCGGACCTGTCGGGACCAGCTGGCGACGAGTCCCCCCTCGACGACCGCGAGGTCCTCGGGTGACGGCACCGCCTCAGAGGAGGATGGCATCGGGCCCGATCAGGACCCGCAGCTCCCCCACCAGACCGTTCTCGGTCGACACGGCGAACTGGTCCGGCAGCTTGACGACCGTCGTCTCCCCCATGTGGAGGAACACCTCGGCGTCACCTGGGTGCTCGAGCAGGAGGTTCTTGAGCTTGGCCGACAGGGACTCCGACAGCACCGCCGGGTTGACGCGGATCCGCAGGGGCGGCGCCGAACCGGTCGTCACCCCGTCGAACGGCTCGATCTCGACGGCCATGAGCTTGGGCAGGTCGTCGCGCTTGTCGACCCGGCCCTTGATGCAAACGATGCGGTCGTCCTCGAGCAGGTGCCCGTACTGCTGCATCGTCTTCGGGAAGACCATGACCTCGGTCGAGCCCTGCAGGTCCTCCAGCGTGAGGACGGCCATCAGGTCGCCCTTCTTCGTCCACTTGCGCTGCAGGCCCGTGATGACGCCGCCGCAGGTGCGCACCGCGCCCTCGTCGATGTCGAGGAGGTCGGCGATCGCGCAGTCGGTCTTGCGCCGCAGAGCGTGCTCGGCGCCCATGAGCGGGTGGTCCGAGACGTAGAGGCCGAGCATCTCCTTCTCGAACGCGAGCCGCGCCATCTTGTCGAACTCGTGGTCGGGGATCCGCGCCCGCTCGTCGAACACCGGCCCGTCCTCGACCTCCCCGAAGAGCGTCATCACGCCCATGTCGCGCTCGCGGCGACGGGCCACCGTGGTGTCGACGATCTGCTCGAACGCCGCCAGGAGCCCCTGGCGGGGGTGGCCGACCGAGTCGAAGGCGCCGGCCTTGATGAGCGACTCGATCGTGCGCTTGTTGAGGACCGAGAGGTCGACGCGCTCGCAGAAGTCGTAGAAGTCGGCGTAGGGGCCGTTGGCCTCGCGCTCGGCGACGATGTGGCCGACGAGGCCCTCGCCCACGTTGCGGACCGCGGACAGCCCGAACGGGATCGACCCCAGCTTGCCCCCGTCGGGATCGGGGATCGCGGTGAAGTTCGACTCCGACACGTTGATGTCGGGCACGAGCACCGTGACGCCCATCTGGCGGCACTCGGCCAGGTAGACCGCCGCCTTCTCCAGGTTGTTCTTCACCGAGGTGAGCAGCGCCGCGAAGTACTCGACCGGGTAGTTCGCCTTCAGGTAGGCCGTCTGGTAGGCGATGAAGCCGTAGCCGTAGGAGTGGCTCTTGTTGAAGGCGTAGTCGGCGAAGGGCTCGATGATGTCGAACCACTTCTTGCCGAGGTCCCGGCCGTAGCCGGTGGTCTCGCACCCTTCCTCGAACTTCTCGCGCTCCTTGGCGATGAGCTCGCGGATCTTCTTGCCGCACGCCTTGCGCAGGTTGTCGGCCTCTGCCAGCGAGTAGCCCGCGAACTTCTGGGCGATCCGCATGACCGACTCCTGGTAGATCATCAGCCCCTGGGTGGAGGCGAGGATCTCCTCGGCGTCGGGGTGCAGGTACTCGATCGGCTTCCGGCCGTTCTTGCGGTCGGCGTAGTCGTTGTGCATGTTCGCCGCCATCGGACCCGGCCGGTACAGGGCCACGAGGGCGGCGACGTCCTCGAACGTGGTGGGTGCGAGCGAGCGCATCAGGGCCCGCATCGGTCCGCCCTCGAGCTGGAACACGCCGATCGAGTCCCCTCGGCGCAGCAGCTCGTAGGTGGGCTCGTCGTCGAGCGGCACCGAGTCGATGTCGAGGTCGACGCCCCGCGTGGTGCGGATGAGCTCGACGGCGTCGGAGATCACGTCGAGGTTCCGGAGGCCGAGGAAGTCCATCTTGAGCAGCCCGAGGTCCTCGACCCCGTGCATCTCGTACTGGGTGACGACCGGCGCGTCCTCCGGGGCCTGGCCGGACTCCGGCTTGCGCTGGATCGGCAGGTACTCGGTGAGGGGCTCCTTGGTGATCACCACCGCGGCGGCGTGGATGCCGTCCTGGCGCCGCAGGCCCTCGAGGCCCTTCGCGACCTCGATCACCTTCTGCATGTCCGGGTCGGTGGTGTACATCTCGCGCAGCTCGGCGGCCATCTTGTAGCCGTCCTCGAACTTCGGGTGCGGCTCGAGGCAGGCGTACAGCGGCGTGTCACGGCCCATGATGAGCGGCGGCATGGCCTTGGCCACCTTGTCGCCCACGGCGTAGGGGTACCCGAGCACCCGCGCCGCGTCGCGCACCGCGGCCCGGGCCTTGATCGTGGAGAAGGTGACGATCTGCGCGACGTGGTCGCGGCCGTACATCTGCGCCGCGTAGCGGATCATCTCGTCCCGGTAGCGGGAGTCGAAGTCCATGTCGATGTCGGGCATCGAGATGCGGGACGGGTTGAGGAACCGCTCGAACAGCAGGTCGTACTTGATCGGGTCGAGGTCGGTGATCCAGAGGCAGTAGGCGACGGCGCAGCCCGCGGCCGACCCACGACCGGGACCGACCCGGATGCCGGAGTCGCGGGCGTGGCGGATGAGGTCCCACGTGATGAGGAAGTACGACGAGAACCCCATGTCCCGGATGACCTGGAGCTCGTAGGCGAGGCGCTCGACCACCTTGTCGTCGAGCTGGTCGCCCCACCGCTTCTTGGCTCCCTCGAAGGTGAGGTGCTGGAGGTACTCGTCGTCGCTCTCGAAGCCTGCCGGTAGCGGGAAGTTCGGCAGCTGCGGCTTGCCGAACTCGATCTCGACGTTGCACCGTTCGGCGATCCACAGCGTGTTGTCGCACGACTCGGGGATCTCCGAGAACAGGTGGCGCATCTCGGCCGCCGACTTCAGGTAGTGCTGGTCGCCGTGGAACTTGAAGCGGTCCGGATCGCTCATCAGGGAGCCGGTCTGGACGCACAGCAGGGCGTCGTGGGCCACGGCGTCGTGCTGGTGGGTGTAGTGGCTGTCGTTGGTGG
This portion of the Actinomarinicola tropica genome encodes:
- a CDS encoding 1,4-dihydroxy-2-naphthoate polyprenyltransferase — its product is MKDWLAGARPRTLPAAVVPVAVGTAAAVGVAPIVAWRAVAALVVSLALQVGVNYANDYSDGVRGTDAAGARVGPIRLVGSGIKAPAAVKRAAFLAFGVAAAAGLSLAAAVGWELLLVGVAAIASAWFYTGGPRPYGYAGLGELFVFVFFGVVATVGSTYVHTGDVTGLSAAASVPVGLLATALLVVNNLRDIPGDTEAGKRTLAVRLGAPRTRALYVVLLAVPFLVVPPLAAFGRIGAVVALAAIPFARVPVTRVLEGAVGGALIPVLGATGRVQLIYGALLAVGLWLSG
- a CDS encoding class I adenylate-forming enzyme family protein translates to MHHLVALIGPAGTAWVDELRRAWDMGNAVLPVDPRLPHVAQQRLLDAMAPSYAVVVDGRGHVEWDELHGGRPVEPGDALVMATSGTTGEPKGVVLTHDAVAASARATSTRLGVDPTHHRWLACLPLAHVGGLSVVTRAIATGTPFEVHDGFHPSLVADAARRGATHVSLVATALQRIDPSAFRCIVLGGAAPPADLPANVVTTYGMTETGSGVVYDGVPLDGVEVRAVGGELQIRGPMLLRAYRDGTDPKSHDGWLPTGDLGEVDPTSGLVRVFGRSGDLIITGGENVWPAAVERVLHAHAKVAEVAVVGRPDPEWGHRVVAVVVPADPHDPPTLAELRDHAKGQLPAFAAPREVDLVDALPRTPLGKVVRRDL
- a CDS encoding zinc ribbon domain-containing protein, which produces MAGAGRCASCGAELPAGASFCPRCGASVGSVPVIPLVGEGPGDASSGEPSEGSSRSARTVAGVVLGVLAVVVGLSLFAGGDDGAEDDAAPTSSSTTSTTRQRTTTTRPRATTTTVPGEVPPLLADGLTVDGHGTAVVAVTPEGIVAVDPSTGTEVVLGAPDPEVEVRHLQWTGDVLVASGAQRIWWWADDGWREVELGDRRVDWIDPSGTVLLAGEGPVPDLGAVRPDGTLEVLEAAAATWGSGGAIGMVSEGAVFSTFDGIFLAGRDGPRRIASGRLLDVAGDVVLRHSCDDTFECRVSLGRIRNGELVDETVLDPLPVAAELWSGSASPDGRSAWVAGWDPSVPEELTWVGGADGWVDLPLLGPGRESTQWSADGRALFWIDQLTALRVAEIGSGGEPSVVGLDRGRLRSGDMGWLVAFVPLDVLPFGG
- a CDS encoding SDR family oxidoreductase, whose product is MDISLGGKVALVTGASKGIGLAIAQAYAAHGAKVMLSSRKRDALDDAAATVDGDVDVFEANAGDPDAAEAAVDATIERFGGIDVLVNNAATNPYMGRSIDIDVPRWQKTFEVNLRGPLLWSHHAWHRSLKDRPGSTIINIASIGGLSVGSSIGIYNNTKAALIHLTKVLAVELAPTRVNAIAPGLVKTDMARALWEPNEAQLGQGTPLGRIGEPEDIAHAALFLASDMASWITGHTLVVDGGAMVAGRG
- a CDS encoding thioredoxin domain-containing protein, with product MSGRNRLADETSPYLRQHADNPVHWFPWGEEAFAEARERDVPILLSVGYSACHWCHVMAHESFEDDATAAVMNDGFVNVKVDREERPDVDAIYMEAVQAMTGTGGWPMTVFVDHDGRPFYGGTYFPPVRRQGMPSFTDLLEAVSTAWRDRRADLAEQAEGLTDAIRRTGARLAATEALPGRGALHDVVPRLVEAFDAEWGGFGSAPKFPPSMTLELLLRIHLDTGDQQALSMVERTLDAMAAGGMYDHLGGGFARYSTDRRWLVPHFEKMLYDQALLAGAYLHGWQVGGDDGHRLVVEETIDYVLTVLRHPEGGFFSAEDADSEGVEGRFYVWSAAEVDEVCGDDAAAARAWWGVTDAGNWEGTNVLHRPTFGALLRPPEVERARRALWERRESRVRPGLDDKVLTEWNALMLSTLAEAAAVLQRDDWRDAAVANGEFLLTHLRRDDGRWMRSWQAGDATRPAAARHLAYAADHAALVDAFVRLAELTGERRWLVAATEAADALLDLFCDDEHGGVFTTGTDAEALVIRPKDLMDGATPSAQSLAAMALLRLGALTGERRHLDAADAILRLLSRVALDHPSSFGHLLCALHLATAGTIEVVVTGHRPDLVGVVRERFRPRAVLAWGERDDASPLWTGREDGLAYVCRNFACRRPVDDPIELVAELDTAGAT
- a CDS encoding nitroreductase family protein, whose protein sequence is MELGDAVRRRRMVRNFTDEPVAPEVVDALLDLARRAPSAGNSQGWHFLVLEGPEQTSRFWDVTLPPERRDGFRWPGLLRAPVIVLPMADAGAYVARYAEDDKARTGLGASEDAWPVPYWVVDTAFATMTLLHAVVDAGLGALFFGIFREEERLLRSLGVPEGIRPIGAVAIGHPAPDEPGRSAARPRRPADQVVHRGGW
- a CDS encoding GNAT family N-acetyltransferase, whose amino-acid sequence is MPSPEDLAVVEGGLVASWSRQVRWTGGDAHRVGGLFVALSGVPDQTQQVAVIEGALDDPDAALAAAEVLFGRRRWQPAVDVVAGAHPELEDALRGRGYRVAVRRPAMVLREGDPVTTEAPSTEVRRAAPADRRAVVVAQCEAFGVSRRLAEQMVPPDAFDDPGVEVLVALGHRSRVVGSVTVHVDGPIAGIVGAGVMRRHRRQGAGTALTLGALESAVRRGAHGVWLQATADGEGVYRRCGFRPVGTCEVWLGPTPR
- the dnaE gene encoding DNA polymerase III subunit alpha is translated as MTDSFTHLHVHTEFSMLDGAARVGDVVAAAAADGQPALGMTDHGNMYGTLDFYRACRDHGITPIIGTEAYMAHDDRFERPSRRGRVDDSGGEVDGGKKLYYHLTLLAENGAGYKNLIQLASRAFLEGYYYKPRVDWELLEEHSEGVIATTGCLGGHVLQSLMRGDTEGAYKKAGRLQDIFGKDNLFVEIQDHGIPEQHRTNPQLVEIARRIGAPLLATNDSHYTHQHDAVAHDALLCVQTGSLMSDPDRFKFHGDQHYLKSAAEMRHLFSEIPESCDNTLWIAERCNVEIEFGKPQLPNFPLPAGFESDDEYLQHLTFEGAKKRWGDQLDDKVVERLAYELQVIRDMGFSSYFLITWDLIRHARDSGIRVGPGRGSAAGCAVAYCLWITDLDPIKYDLLFERFLNPSRISMPDIDMDFDSRYRDEMIRYAAQMYGRDHVAQIVTFSTIKARAAVRDAARVLGYPYAVGDKVAKAMPPLIMGRDTPLYACLEPHPKFEDGYKMAAELREMYTTDPDMQKVIEVAKGLEGLRRQDGIHAAAVVITKEPLTEYLPIQRKPESGQAPEDAPVVTQYEMHGVEDLGLLKMDFLGLRNLDVISDAVELIRTTRGVDLDIDSVPLDDEPTYELLRRGDSIGVFQLEGGPMRALMRSLAPTTFEDVAALVALYRPGPMAANMHNDYADRKNGRKPIEYLHPDAEEILASTQGLMIYQESVMRIAQKFAGYSLAEADNLRKACGKKIRELIAKEREKFEEGCETTGYGRDLGKKWFDIIEPFADYAFNKSHSYGYGFIAYQTAYLKANYPVEYFAALLTSVKNNLEKAAVYLAECRQMGVTVLVPDINVSESNFTAIPDPDGGKLGSIPFGLSAVRNVGEGLVGHIVAEREANGPYADFYDFCERVDLSVLNKRTIESLIKAGAFDSVGHPRQGLLAAFEQIVDTTVARRRERDMGVMTLFGEVEDGPVFDERARIPDHEFDKMARLAFEKEMLGLYVSDHPLMGAEHALRRKTDCAIADLLDIDEGAVRTCGGVITGLQRKWTKKGDLMAVLTLEDLQGSTEVMVFPKTMQQYGHLLEDDRIVCIKGRVDKRDDLPKLMAVEIEPFDGVTTGSAPPLRIRVNPAVLSESLSAKLKNLLLEHPGDAEVFLHMGETTVVKLPDQFAVSTENGLVGELRVLIGPDAILL